In Oryza sativa Japonica Group chromosome 11, ASM3414082v1, the following are encoded in one genomic region:
- the LOC4350655 gene encoding uncharacterized protein, producing MKPFRLLHSALLLLQPNPSLSPSPPSRQVSAMREPRRPLLPLPLPHLLLVSLLSSSAAAPGAGAGAPPRTGGGGVARSIADMAWPTKCTWLPWPTCGKSHSYTLVSKYHKIWKDTKEAVSAKDVSRKEPITGVIALKASMKYFDADFFNDSKLREMEDGAKEFNVPAFRDNRKLVALENGGLHNPSALVFKSSWSDESKISENKSFQYPHTSSVHRPSKDEDIAFMSIIELGELIRTKQVTSRELTAVFLRRLKRYGPIIESVITITDDLAYKQAKEADDLLEQGKYLGPLHGIPYGLKDIIAVPEYKTTWGSRTFENQILDVEASVYKRLKSTGAVLVAKLVTGSLAYDDIWFGGRTRNPWNIEEFSTGSSAGPAASTSAGMVPFAIGSETAGSITYPAARCGVTALRTTFGTVARTGVMSISESLDKLGPFCRSAIDCAVVLDAIRGKDAGDPSSREVAIEDPFHVDIRQLTVGYLDSAEMEVVHVLSAKGVKLVPFKLNYTVQSVQSILNITMDVDMLAHFDNWQRERHDDDYEAQDQWPVELRRARLIPAVDYIQAQRARGKLIREVRESFTVDAFIGNVTDWELVCLGNLVGMPVAVVPTGLKSIKNPPEGGTRRRTTVTTGIYAPPDHDHVALALAMAYQSVTDHHKQRPAIDDLGPGDDIQR from the exons ATGAAACCCTTTCGTCTTCTCCACTCTGCTCTTCTCCTCCTGCAACCAAATCCCTCGTTGTCTCCCTCCCCGCCTTCCCGCCAGGTGTCAGCCATGCGGGAGCCACGtcgccctctcctccccctccccctcccccacctcctcctcgtctctctcctctcctcctctgccgccgcaccgggagcaggagcaggagcaccGCCAagaaccggcggcggcggcgtcgcgagGAGCATCGCCGACATG GCGTGGCCAACAAAATGCACATGGTTACCCTGGCCAACCTGTGGGAAGAGCCATTCATATACTCTTGTTTCCAAATACCACAAGATCTGGAAG GATACAAAGGAGGCTGTTTCTGCAAAAGATGTTTCCAGAAAAGAACCAATTACTGGTGTGATTGCATTGAAGGCTTCCATGAAGTACTTCGATGCTGATTTTTTCAACGATTCAAAA CTTCGGGAGATGGAAGATGGTGCAAAAGAATTTAATGTACCTGCATTTAGAGACAACCGGAAATTGGTGGCGTTAGAGAATGGTGGATTGCATAACCCGTCTGCATTGGTCTTTAAATCATCATGGAGCGATGAAAGCAAAATCAGTGAGAACAAAAGCTTTCAATATCCCCATACATCTTCAGTACATCGCCCTAGTAAAGATGAAGATATTGCTTTTATGTCG ATAATTGAGCTCGGGGAGCTTATAAGGACAAAGCAAGTCACATCGCGTGAACTTACTGCTGTGTTCTTAAGGAGATTAAAGAG GTATGGTCCTATAATCGAATCCGTTATTACTATCACTGATGATTTAGCATACAAACAAGCGAAAGAAGCTGATGACTTGCTGGAGCAAGGAAAATATCTTG GTCCCTTACATGGCATTCCGTATGGCCTTAAGGATATAATTGCAGTACCAGAATACAAAACTACCTGGGGCTCAAGAACTTTTGAAAACCAAATTCTTGATGTCGAAGCCTCTGTCTACAAAAG ATTGAAGTCAACTGGGGCAGTCCTTGTAGCAAAACTTGTAACAGGCTCGCTCGCCTATGATGATATATGGTTTGGGGGGAGAACAAGAAACCCCTGGAACATTGAGGAGTTTTCTACTGGTTCATCAGCAGGGCCAGCAGCTAGCACCTCTGCAG GAATGGTTCCTTTTGCAATAGGTTCAGAAACTGCAGGTTCCATAACATATCCTGCCGCTAGATGTGGAGTAACTGCTTTGCGCACAACATTTGGAACAGTTGCACGGACGGGCGTCATGAGCATTTCAGAGAGCTTG GATAAACTTGGTCCTTTCTGCAGAAGCGCGATAGATTGCGCAGTTGTACTTGACGCAATTCGCGGCAAGGATGCCGGCGATCCATCATCTCGTGAAGTTGCTATCGAGGATCCCTTTCATGTTGACATCAGACAACTCACTGTTGGATATCTTGACAGTGCTGAGATGGAG GTTGTTCATGTTCTTTCCGCTAAGGGTGTTAAGCTAGTGCCTTTCAAGCTGAACTACACCGTTCAATCGGTCCAATCCATACTGAACATCACCATGGATGTTGACATGCTTGCGCATTTCGACAACTGGCAACGCGAGCGACACGACGACGACTATGAAGCTCAGGACCAATGGCCAGTGGAGCTTCGCCGCGCACGGTTAATCCCCGCAGTCGACTATATACAG GCACAACGAGCACGGGGTAAACTGATCAGAGAAGTCAGGGAGAGCTTCACGGTCGATGCATTCATCGGCAATGTGACCGACTGGGAGCTCGTCTGTCTTGGAAACCTTGTGGGGATGCCGGTGGCTGTGGTGCCGACAGGCTTGAAGAGCATCAAGAACCCACCAGAAGGCGGCACGCGGAGAAGAACCACCGTGACGACGGGCATATACGCTCCTCCTGACCATGACCACGTT GCTCTAGCTCTGGCAATGGCGTACCAGTCTGTGACTGACCACCACAAACAACGCCCAGCGATCGACGATCTAGGACCGGGAGATGACATACAGCGGTAA